Proteins found in one Sphingobium sp. V4 genomic segment:
- a CDS encoding WecB/TagA/CpsF family glycosyltransferase produces MNDLAANNPLPWPEGARAESSIAHVGGIPVSTLSLDALIGKMLREAPLRRSLDQPAWLVFDCNGQGLSMNATDRAFRADLAQADLIHADGQVVVAASRWLDGPAIADRSSTTDMFIDSLQPAAKAGVSYYLLGGTEEVNDQCARRITEIAPGLNLAGRRNGYWSAQDEDAVIDAINAAAPDVLWVGTGKPREQAFCVRNRHRIKAGWIVTCGGLFNYVTGDYPRAPMWMQERGLEWLHRMVTRPRQLAWRYITTNPHALWLIWKHRHG; encoded by the coding sequence ATGAACGATCTGGCTGCCAACAATCCGCTGCCCTGGCCGGAGGGCGCGCGAGCAGAGTCGTCGATCGCGCATGTCGGCGGCATTCCCGTTTCCACCCTGTCGCTCGACGCCCTGATCGGCAAGATGCTGCGGGAGGCGCCGTTGCGCCGGTCGCTCGACCAGCCCGCCTGGCTCGTGTTCGATTGCAATGGCCAGGGCCTGTCGATGAACGCCACCGACCGGGCGTTTCGCGCCGACCTGGCGCAGGCCGACCTGATCCACGCCGACGGGCAGGTCGTGGTCGCCGCCTCCCGGTGGCTCGACGGCCCGGCCATCGCCGATCGGTCGAGCACCACCGACATGTTCATCGACAGCCTGCAACCCGCCGCAAAGGCCGGCGTCAGCTATTATCTGCTCGGCGGAACGGAAGAGGTGAACGACCAATGCGCGCGGCGGATCACCGAAATCGCGCCGGGGCTGAACCTCGCCGGACGCCGCAACGGATACTGGTCGGCGCAGGATGAGGATGCGGTGATCGATGCGATCAACGCGGCTGCGCCCGACGTCCTCTGGGTCGGCACGGGCAAGCCGCGCGAGCAGGCTTTCTGCGTGCGCAACCGGCACCGGATCAAGGCGGGCTGGATCGTCACCTGCGGGGGGCTGTTCAACTATGTGACCGGCGATTATCCGCGCGCCCCGATGTGGATGCAGGAACGCGGGCTGGAATGGCTGCACCGCATGGTGACGCGCCCGCGCCAACTCGCCTGGCGCTACATCACCACCAATCCCCATGCGCTCTGGCTGATCTGGAAGCATCGCCATGGCTGA
- a CDS encoding polysaccharide biosynthesis protein has product MAEAPAAEKLPAGERPATGSAQRLGGVLGRFGLASLSSAIVSVSHLAVQLFSIHHLGTAAIGTLAFLLVIIQFGYGLSNALVSTPYTIAVNQGEEADARRFDFFFPVNLLLAASQGLICAGIAWATASPAAALLFGLAGTFSLIRWFGRSNAYAHHAPMRAARSDLVYAGTILIGLTIATRTGASLPTIGAMLVAASLIGMLPFGFAFLRRHGAMTPGRALRAYRPVWREQSAWTLVGVLSTEATSNAHSYIVTLLAGPAAFAPVAVGMLFFRPVNVCITALTQLERPRMTRAVARGDHDAAIKSERLFMAALVLLWIGTCVVAAIVLAAFPGLIIKPTLDHQAVVMAVALCALLSLVQCVQTPMSVMTQARRAFRPLAAQSLRSCGVGIVAVTLIVLGADPVLSIGGVVLSQLVMMLGIWRLDRQWRRARRTED; this is encoded by the coding sequence ATGGCTGAAGCGCCAGCGGCCGAAAAGCTGCCAGCCGGGGAGCGACCCGCGACGGGTAGTGCCCAGCGGCTGGGCGGCGTGCTCGGCCGCTTCGGCTTGGCGAGCCTGTCCTCGGCGATCGTGTCGGTCAGCCATCTGGCCGTCCAGCTCTTTTCCATTCACCATCTGGGGACGGCGGCGATCGGCACGCTGGCCTTCCTGCTGGTCATCATCCAGTTCGGATACGGCCTGTCCAACGCGCTGGTCTCGACGCCCTATACGATCGCGGTCAACCAGGGCGAGGAAGCGGACGCGCGCCGTTTCGACTTCTTCTTCCCGGTCAACCTGCTGCTGGCGGCCAGCCAGGGACTGATCTGCGCGGGCATCGCCTGGGCCACCGCCTCCCCCGCCGCCGCCCTGCTGTTCGGGCTGGCTGGCACCTTCTCGCTGATCCGCTGGTTCGGGCGCTCCAATGCCTATGCCCATCATGCGCCGATGCGCGCGGCGCGATCCGACCTCGTCTATGCGGGCACGATCCTGATCGGCCTGACGATCGCGACGCGCACCGGCGCCAGCCTGCCCACCATCGGCGCGATGCTGGTGGCCGCCAGCCTGATCGGGATGCTGCCCTTCGGCTTCGCCTTCCTGCGCCGCCATGGCGCGATGACGCCGGGCCGCGCGCTGCGCGCCTACCGCCCGGTTTGGCGCGAACAGTCCGCCTGGACGCTGGTGGGCGTATTGTCCACCGAGGCGACATCCAACGCGCACAGCTATATCGTCACCCTGCTCGCAGGCCCGGCCGCCTTCGCCCCGGTCGCCGTGGGGATGCTCTTCTTCCGCCCGGTCAATGTCTGCATCACCGCGCTGACCCAGCTGGAGCGGCCGCGCATGACCCGTGCCGTCGCGCGCGGCGACCATGATGCGGCGATCAAGTCCGAACGCCTGTTCATGGCCGCTTTGGTCCTGCTCTGGATCGGCACCTGCGTCGTCGCGGCGATCGTGCTGGCCGCCTTCCCCGGCCTCATCATCAAGCCCACGCTCGATCATCAGGCGGTCGTCATGGCGGTCGCGCTCTGCGCGCTGCTGTCCCTGGTCCAGTGCGTGCAGACGCCGATGAGCGTGATGACCCAGGCGCGCCGCGCCTTCCGCCCGCTCGCCGCACAAAGCCTGCGCAGCTGCGGGGTCGGCATCGTCGCCGTCACACTGATCGTGCTCGGCGCCGATCCGGTGCTGTCGATCGGCGGCGTGGTGCTTTCGCAGCTGGTGATGATGCTCGGCATCTGGCGGCTCGACCGCCAGTGGCGGCGCGCCCGGCGCACGGAGGACTGA
- a CDS encoding O-antigen ligase — translation MATSWRRIGQTPTIATAAPTTDGAGDRMVWVAQIFYFVFLMMVFIGQQPFASRTQDELVAMAQANDGSDLFKQALFIGFALLLTAVQVIRKQPLRYRFSFWPLAIMLGWFFITCLWGVDPFVSFKRAMQQLIVIYITFCALSLIGPQRLFDALRAALIVSLLICWISLPLTAAAVHPPTESDKALIGAWRGFFFHKNIAGAVMALTFIVCGNAWIDRRKWYYALFAVMAFVFVIGTKSKTSLALCVGMLAISNVYRALSGNTQKRAILLLMLGFGMVGFLALYIAYQPTVERLFADPTAFTGRVSIWRVVFDYLADHPYLGAGFGGFWQVGAQSPAHDYLNQQFQMLTAHSHNGYLEIWVTTGPLGLLMLLLSFLALPAYWFLTGSTRENQHLMVPAFAIWVFVMYQNLLETSFFDKDRQVWVIFLAAVATAHATFKARPRPAWNRRHLARNEEAAHG, via the coding sequence ATGGCGACAAGCTGGCGCCGCATCGGCCAGACCCCGACCATCGCCACTGCCGCCCCGACCACGGATGGCGCCGGCGACCGGATGGTTTGGGTCGCCCAGATATTCTACTTCGTCTTCCTGATGATGGTCTTCATCGGTCAGCAGCCCTTCGCGTCGCGAACCCAGGACGAACTGGTGGCGATGGCGCAGGCCAATGACGGGTCCGATCTGTTCAAGCAGGCGCTGTTCATCGGCTTCGCGCTGCTGCTGACGGCAGTGCAGGTCATCCGCAAGCAGCCGCTGCGCTACCGGTTCAGCTTCTGGCCCCTCGCCATCATGCTGGGCTGGTTCTTCATCACCTGCCTCTGGGGCGTCGATCCCTTCGTGTCGTTCAAGCGGGCGATGCAGCAGTTGATCGTGATCTACATCACCTTCTGCGCGCTGTCGCTGATCGGGCCGCAGCGCCTGTTCGACGCCTTGCGCGCGGCCCTGATCGTCTCGTTGCTGATCTGCTGGATATCGTTGCCGCTGACGGCGGCCGCGGTCCATCCGCCGACCGAGAGCGACAAGGCGCTGATCGGCGCGTGGCGCGGCTTCTTCTTCCACAAGAATATCGCCGGCGCCGTCATGGCCCTGACCTTCATCGTCTGCGGCAATGCCTGGATCGACCGGCGCAAATGGTATTATGCGCTGTTTGCGGTCATGGCTTTCGTCTTCGTGATCGGCACGAAGAGCAAGACGTCGCTGGCGCTGTGCGTAGGTATGCTGGCGATCAGCAACGTCTATCGCGCGCTGAGCGGCAATACGCAGAAGCGGGCGATCCTGCTGCTGATGCTCGGTTTCGGCATGGTCGGATTCCTGGCGCTCTACATCGCCTACCAACCGACGGTCGAGCGACTGTTCGCCGATCCCACGGCCTTTACCGGGCGTGTGTCGATCTGGCGGGTGGTGTTCGACTATCTGGCCGACCACCCCTATCTGGGGGCGGGCTTCGGGGGATTCTGGCAGGTCGGCGCGCAATCGCCCGCGCACGACTATTTGAACCAGCAATTCCAGATGCTGACCGCCCATTCGCACAATGGGTATCTGGAAATCTGGGTCACGACCGGGCCGCTCGGCCTCCTCATGCTGCTGCTCAGCTTCCTTGCCCTGCCGGCCTACTGGTTCCTGACGGGGTCGACCCGCGAGAACCAGCATCTGATGGTGCCGGCCTTCGCCATATGGGTCTTCGTCATGTACCAGAATCTGCTGGAAACTTCCTTCTTCGACAAAGATCGCCAGGTCTGGGTGATCTTCCTGGCGGCCGTCGCGACCGCGCACGCGACGTTCAAGGCGCGACCGCGCCCGGCCTGGAATCGCCGCCATCTGGCGCGCAACGAGGAGGCCGCCCATGGATAG
- a CDS encoding glycosyltransferase family 2 protein, giving the protein MDRAIGKIVIGIATCNRPQGLLRTLRSIAQQDTCLHLEILVADNDATRQEGMAVVERIASEGYRWPIRALLVAERGIPRVRNALVAQALGDPAVTHVAMLDDDEAASPGWIEAMVDAARQWNADVVGGAVLREMDAPVPGWAAPHPLLQPKMRGQSGRVDLVDSTANVLIAASALHAMGSAPFDERMALTGGSDKQLFSRMQRAGHRFAWSEEAVVTELIPASRVTQKWLLMRGYRIGMTDMMVERFHKGRMRALLSEAPRILGGAASGAFGALLTRDRGKRVQRLGRLYRAAGKIAGLAGFHYEEYRKVHGA; this is encoded by the coding sequence ATGGATAGGGCAATCGGGAAAATCGTCATCGGCATCGCCACCTGCAACCGGCCGCAAGGCCTGTTGCGCACGCTCCGGTCGATCGCGCAGCAAGATACCTGCCTCCATCTGGAAATCCTGGTCGCGGACAATGACGCCACCCGCCAGGAAGGGATGGCCGTGGTCGAACGGATCGCAAGCGAGGGCTATCGCTGGCCGATCCGCGCCCTGCTAGTGGCGGAACGTGGCATTCCGCGCGTCCGCAATGCGCTGGTGGCGCAGGCGCTGGGCGATCCGGCCGTGACCCATGTCGCGATGCTGGACGATGACGAGGCCGCCTCCCCCGGCTGGATCGAGGCGATGGTCGACGCCGCCCGGCAATGGAATGCCGATGTCGTCGGCGGCGCCGTGCTGCGCGAGATGGACGCGCCCGTGCCCGGCTGGGCGGCGCCCCACCCGCTGCTCCAGCCCAAGATGCGGGGCCAATCCGGCCGGGTCGACCTGGTCGACAGCACCGCCAATGTGCTGATCGCCGCATCCGCGTTGCACGCCATGGGGAGCGCCCCGTTCGACGAGCGGATGGCGCTGACCGGCGGGTCGGACAAGCAGCTTTTTTCCCGGATGCAGCGCGCCGGCCATCGTTTCGCCTGGTCGGAGGAGGCGGTCGTGACCGAACTCATCCCCGCCAGCCGGGTGACGCAGAAATGGCTGCTGATGCGCGGTTATCGCATCGGCATGACGGACATGATGGTCGAGCGTTTCCACAAGGGACGGATGCGCGCTTTGTTGAGCGAAGCGCCCCGCATCCTGGGCGGCGCGGCGTCGGGGGCGTTCGGCGCCCTGCTCACGCGCGACCGGGGCAAGCGCGTCCAGCGGCTCGGCCGTCTTTATCGCGCGGCCGGCAAGATCGCCGGCCTCGCCGGTTTCCATTATGAAGAATATCGAAAGGTGCATGGCGCATGA
- a CDS encoding glycosyltransferase family 2 protein has translation MSDATHQSERPFYSVVIPLYNRADIVGATIRSVLAQDWQDLEIVVIDDGSKDDPRPVIDAIGDRRVRYIRQDNQGGGAARNHGILAADGHYIAFLDSDDLFLPGKLSIMAKALAGDDGRTVLYSRMKVDRGVDRYWIRPDRGIREGEDVGEYLFCANQFMQTSTMVVPTDLARRVLFDPALKKGQDLDFCVRLQGAGARFRMIDQPLTVWLDATEAGRTSYVKGYETSLDWLERCGHMLTVRARRGYRATVLAYHMAPIRPVAAIRDLAVGLVAGGVPPKIIARQLLRSYLPKPLYRSLVNRFVLHFGKAEAARRPPQPS, from the coding sequence ATGAGCGATGCGACGCATCAGTCTGAACGCCCCTTTTACTCGGTCGTCATCCCGCTCTACAACCGGGCGGACATCGTCGGCGCGACGATCCGGTCGGTCCTGGCGCAGGACTGGCAGGATCTGGAGATCGTCGTGATCGATGACGGATCGAAGGACGATCCGCGTCCGGTGATCGACGCGATCGGCGATCGGCGCGTCCGCTACATCCGGCAGGACAATCAGGGCGGCGGCGCGGCGCGCAACCATGGCATATTGGCAGCGGACGGCCATTATATCGCCTTCCTCGATTCCGACGACCTGTTCCTGCCCGGCAAGCTGTCGATCATGGCGAAGGCCTTGGCGGGGGACGATGGCCGCACAGTCCTTTATTCGCGGATGAAGGTGGACCGGGGCGTAGACCGCTACTGGATACGCCCCGACCGCGGCATCCGCGAGGGCGAGGATGTCGGCGAATATCTGTTCTGCGCCAACCAGTTCATGCAGACATCGACCATGGTCGTGCCCACCGACCTGGCGCGACGCGTGCTGTTCGACCCGGCGCTCAAGAAAGGGCAGGACCTCGACTTCTGCGTCCGTTTGCAGGGCGCGGGCGCGCGTTTCCGCATGATCGACCAGCCGCTGACCGTCTGGCTCGACGCGACCGAGGCGGGGCGCACATCCTATGTGAAGGGCTATGAAACCTCGCTCGACTGGCTGGAGCGGTGCGGCCACATGCTGACCGTGCGGGCGCGGCGTGGCTATCGCGCGACGGTGCTGGCCTATCATATGGCGCCGATCCGGCCGGTGGCGGCGATCCGCGACCTGGCGGTGGGACTGGTCGCGGGCGGCGTGCCTCCGAAGATCATCGCCCGTCAGTTGCTGCGATCCTATCTGCCCAAGCCGCTCTACCGGTCGCTGGTCAATCGCTTCGTCCTGCATTTCGGCAAGGCGGAGGCCGCGCGCCGCCCGCCGCAACCCTCATGA
- a CDS encoding glycosyltransferase family 2 protein, with protein sequence MKLVDLAPARAATTATPIFSVIIPSYERREQTVAATVSALEQSIADIEVIVVIDGSTDDTEAALRGIDDPRLTVIVQPNRGAAGARNTGIDHARGAYVAFLDCDDLFLPHHLSDLLVLLQHGENVVAYGQVVADRGAGRQFLKPPRAIASGETMDRYLMCERGFVQTSSMALSRALARRVRYREDVGFGDDTDFAMRLALAGGRFLMTERPGTIWTDRQTGDRLSQVRDNIGNLTWLRDLRPHISAKAFSAYLGWHAAKSIWPVSHRRAMGYYLSALVRGAFGPRLAATILLQIVMPDPLYRRLSDRWIDFSHMLAGKGPRL encoded by the coding sequence ATGAAGCTGGTGGACCTCGCCCCCGCCCGCGCCGCCACGACGGCTACGCCGATCTTTTCGGTCATCATCCCGAGCTATGAGCGGCGCGAGCAAACGGTCGCCGCGACCGTCTCCGCGCTCGAACAGAGTATCGCGGATATCGAGGTGATCGTCGTCATCGACGGATCGACCGACGATACGGAGGCTGCCCTGCGCGGCATCGACGATCCAAGGCTGACCGTGATCGTGCAGCCCAATCGCGGCGCAGCAGGGGCGCGCAACACCGGCATCGACCATGCGCGCGGCGCCTATGTCGCCTTCCTCGACTGCGACGACCTGTTTTTGCCCCATCATCTGTCCGATCTGTTGGTGCTGCTGCAACATGGCGAGAATGTCGTCGCCTATGGGCAGGTCGTCGCCGACCGGGGCGCGGGCCGCCAGTTCCTGAAACCGCCCCGCGCCATCGCCAGCGGCGAGACCATGGACCGTTACCTGATGTGCGAACGCGGGTTCGTGCAGACCAGCAGCATGGCGCTGAGCCGCGCACTGGCGCGCAGGGTCCGCTATCGCGAGGATGTGGGCTTTGGCGACGATACCGACTTCGCCATGCGCCTGGCGCTCGCCGGCGGTCGCTTCCTGATGACGGAACGGCCCGGCACGATCTGGACCGACCGGCAGACCGGAGACCGGCTTTCGCAGGTGCGCGACAATATCGGCAATCTGACATGGCTGCGCGACCTGCGCCCGCATATCTCGGCCAAAGCCTTTTCCGCCTATCTGGGCTGGCACGCGGCGAAGAGCATCTGGCCGGTCAGCCACCGCAGGGCGATGGGCTATTATCTGTCCGCACTGGTCCGGGGCGCGTTCGGGCCGCGGCTGGCCGCGACGATCCTACTCCAGATCGTCATGCCCGACCCGCTATATCGTCGCCTGTCGGATCGGTGGATCGACTTTTCCCACATGCTCGCGGGCAAGGGACCGCGGCTGTGA
- a CDS encoding endo-1,4-beta-xylanase, which produces MRRREFLAGSLALSACAPMPPSHARDGAATESIAARARRSGRSFGAAVKSRLLREDKAFAAAVARECDMVVQEYELKRGTTERKRGRFDFSGADQILAFAQRNRMAARGHALVWYAANPPWLQPALEATDRAGRERLMTSYIDAAMPRYAGRITEWDVVNEPLEPKDGRADGMRQNSMWMRGLGEDYIDIAFHHAREADPGATLFLTDYGVEHDSPRCERRRTAMLKLLDRLMARNVPIDAIGIQGHLKPFREGFDQTVFGRFLRQLSDYGLSLSITEFDIADRGGPPNPDKRDREVAAVAKAVLDVAFDNPAMQALLCWGLSDRYSWLSNFPDYKWPDGQLSRGLPLDDKMRRKPLWDAIGAAFDAAPAARRQANLRRHDA; this is translated from the coding sequence GTGAGGCGACGGGAATTCCTGGCCGGCTCGCTCGCCCTGTCCGCCTGCGCGCCGATGCCGCCAAGCCATGCGCGCGACGGTGCCGCGACCGAAAGCATCGCAGCCCGCGCCCGCCGGTCAGGCCGCAGCTTCGGCGCGGCGGTCAAGTCGCGCCTGTTGCGCGAAGACAAGGCCTTCGCCGCCGCCGTCGCACGCGAATGCGACATGGTGGTCCAGGAATATGAGTTGAAGCGCGGCACGACCGAGCGAAAGCGCGGACGGTTCGATTTCAGCGGCGCCGATCAGATCCTCGCCTTCGCGCAGCGCAATCGGATGGCCGCGCGCGGCCATGCGCTGGTCTGGTACGCTGCCAATCCGCCCTGGCTCCAGCCCGCGCTGGAAGCGACCGACCGCGCGGGGCGCGAGCGGCTGATGACCAGCTATATCGACGCCGCAATGCCGCGCTATGCTGGCCGGATCACGGAATGGGACGTGGTCAACGAGCCACTGGAACCCAAAGACGGCCGCGCCGACGGGATGCGCCAGAACAGCATGTGGATGCGCGGGCTGGGCGAGGACTATATCGACATCGCCTTCCACCATGCGCGCGAGGCGGATCCCGGCGCGACGCTGTTCCTGACCGATTATGGGGTGGAGCATGATTCCCCCCGCTGCGAACGGCGGCGCACCGCAATGCTGAAACTGCTGGACCGGCTGATGGCGCGCAACGTGCCCATCGACGCGATCGGCATCCAGGGCCATCTCAAGCCCTTCCGAGAGGGGTTCGATCAGACAGTGTTCGGCCGCTTCCTGCGGCAGCTGAGCGATTATGGCCTCAGCCTGTCGATCACCGAGTTCGACATCGCCGACAGGGGCGGACCGCCCAATCCCGACAAACGCGACCGGGAGGTAGCGGCGGTGGCCAAGGCGGTGCTGGACGTCGCCTTCGACAATCCGGCGATGCAGGCGCTGCTCTGCTGGGGCCTGTCGGACCGTTATAGCTGGCTGTCCAATTTTCCCGACTATAAATGGCCCGATGGACAATTGTCCCGCGGCCTGCCCCTCGACGACAAGATGCGCCGCAAGCCGCTCTGGGATGCGATCGGCGCCGCGTTCGATGCAGCCCCCGCCGCGCGGCGACAAGCCAACCTTCGGAGACATGACGCATGA
- a CDS encoding acyltransferase codes for MRISSLTGLRGVAAVSVLLYHIPHNPAFAAFAMPIFSRAYLAVDLFFILSGFVISLGYHERVMGRPGWASYVDFLINRMARVWPLHLIVTLVFMGRILLNVSGNQAIDLDAPNVVSNLLMVQSWGWGTEPIAGNSWSVSTEVAAYLLYPLIALIAFSRWAWVQGIAAVALLAMVAASGLGSSGPLDVNDSDTVLTLLRCLAGFSLGVLAYRVADRRWCRALIDRPGGFAAVCALIGVALWLPGKVDLLVVCLMPALVLSCYYDGPAARAAMSNPVSFHLGLISYSIYLWHPLVRDVVARVMTMAHGRGITGMDGLFVVAMLVATWLLCWASYALVELRGHRLVKWLQRRAQRRLDVREATI; via the coding sequence ATGAGGATTTCTTCGCTCACCGGCCTGCGTGGCGTGGCGGCGGTTTCCGTGCTGCTCTATCATATTCCGCACAACCCGGCCTTCGCTGCCTTCGCCATGCCGATCTTCTCGCGCGCCTATCTGGCGGTCGACCTGTTCTTCATCCTCAGCGGATTCGTCATCTCGCTGGGTTATCATGAGCGGGTGATGGGTCGGCCAGGATGGGCCAGCTATGTTGACTTCCTGATCAATCGCATGGCGCGCGTCTGGCCGCTGCACCTGATCGTGACGCTCGTTTTCATGGGGCGCATCCTCCTCAATGTGTCTGGCAATCAGGCGATCGACCTCGACGCTCCCAATGTCGTCAGCAACCTGCTGATGGTGCAGAGCTGGGGCTGGGGCACGGAACCGATCGCCGGCAACAGCTGGTCGGTCAGCACGGAAGTCGCGGCCTATCTGCTCTATCCGCTCATCGCGCTGATCGCTTTCTCCCGCTGGGCCTGGGTACAGGGCATCGCCGCCGTCGCGCTGCTGGCGATGGTGGCAGCGTCCGGACTGGGATCGAGCGGCCCGCTCGACGTCAACGACAGCGACACGGTGCTGACCCTGCTGCGCTGCCTGGCCGGCTTCTCGCTCGGCGTGCTCGCCTATCGCGTCGCCGACCGGCGCTGGTGCCGGGCGCTCATCGACCGGCCGGGCGGCTTTGCCGCCGTCTGCGCGCTGATCGGCGTCGCGCTCTGGTTGCCGGGCAAGGTCGACCTGCTCGTCGTCTGCCTGATGCCGGCACTGGTCCTGAGTTGCTATTATGACGGCCCGGCCGCGCGCGCCGCCATGTCCAACCCGGTCAGCTTCCACCTGGGCCTCATCAGCTATTCCATATACCTGTGGCACCCGCTGGTCCGCGATGTGGTGGCGCGGGTCATGACGATGGCGCATGGACGCGGCATCACCGGCATGGACGGGCTGTTCGTCGTGGCGATGCTGGTGGCGACCTGGCTGCTCTGCTGGGCCAGCTATGCGCTGGTCGAGCTGCGCGGGCATCGGCTCGTCAAATGGCTGCAGCGGCGCGCACAACGGCGCCTGGACGTCAGGGAAGCGACGATTTGA
- a CDS encoding glycosyltransferase: MTAPGKPIWIAIPTFRRPRQLRHLLETLPAVVAGKDAMLLVADNDPERQEGAAVVRDLIESGYELPVTLLPVPEPGLCAVRNAIVAAALGDPAMRFLAMIDDDEWPQPGWLDALLACQAGVDADVVAGPVDSMFVGPAPRWAHETLVFRAEERPAGVTAMLWASNNLLLRRAALEMLERPWFDPRFNRSGGEDLDYLARLARAGARFGWAPDARVSEWVPPERARLGWVLRRMWRIGCTETLARRKETPLPVLLIRSVGIVALRTAGLSALLLPGAHRVDIAGQWIKSWGRLYALAGGGHKAYGAL; encoded by the coding sequence TTGACCGCTCCCGGCAAGCCGATCTGGATCGCGATCCCAACCTTCCGCCGTCCCCGGCAACTGCGTCACCTGCTCGAAACATTGCCCGCGGTGGTCGCCGGGAAGGACGCGATGCTGCTGGTCGCCGACAATGACCCCGAACGCCAAGAGGGTGCGGCGGTCGTGCGCGACCTGATCGAATCGGGCTATGAGCTGCCGGTGACGCTGCTCCCCGTGCCGGAGCCGGGCCTGTGCGCCGTCCGCAACGCCATCGTGGCGGCCGCGCTCGGCGATCCGGCGATGCGCTTCCTCGCGATGATCGACGATGACGAATGGCCCCAGCCCGGCTGGCTCGACGCCCTGCTCGCCTGCCAGGCTGGGGTGGACGCCGACGTCGTGGCCGGCCCGGTCGATTCGATGTTCGTCGGCCCGGCACCGCGCTGGGCGCATGAAACGCTGGTGTTCCGCGCAGAAGAGCGGCCGGCGGGCGTGACGGCCATGCTCTGGGCCAGCAACAATCTGCTCCTTCGCCGCGCGGCGCTGGAGATGCTGGAGCGCCCCTGGTTCGATCCGCGCTTTAACCGCAGCGGCGGCGAGGACCTGGACTATCTGGCCCGACTGGCCCGCGCCGGGGCGCGCTTCGGCTGGGCGCCCGATGCGCGCGTCAGCGAATGGGTGCCGCCCGAACGGGCACGCCTTGGCTGGGTTTTGCGGCGCATGTGGCGCATCGGCTGCACCGAAACGCTGGCGCGGCGGAAGGAGACGCCATTGCCGGTCCTGCTGATTCGCTCCGTCGGCATCGTGGCGCTTCGCACGGCGGGCCTGTCCGCCCTGTTGCTGCCCGGCGCGCATCGTGTCGACATCGCCGGGCAGTGGATCAAGAGCTGGGGCCGCCTCTACGCGCTCGCGGGCGGCGGCCACAAGGCTTATGGCGCGCTGTAG